A single window of Jiangella alkaliphila DNA harbors:
- the gcvP gene encoding aminomethyl-transferring glycine dehydrogenase gives MSQQFQPLSSVASEAPFVARHVGPRDEEIAKMLDAVGYETLDALVEAAVPDAIRNLGALDLPPASTETEALDELRALSRRNQRHTQMIGLGYYDTVTPPVVVRRVLESPAWYTAYTPYQPEISQGRLEALLNFQTVVSDLAGLPTANASLLDEATAAAEAMTLMRRSIRGSTANTVVVDADCLPQTIAVIQTRAEPLGIDVVVADLDEGLPDGELFGVVVQYPGASGRVRDLAPVVEAAHERGALVTVAADLLGLTLLTPPGELGADVVVGTSQRFGVPLGYGGPHAGYMAVRAGLERGLPGRLVGVSKDATGAQAYRLALQTREQHIRREKATSNICTAQVLLAVVASMYAVWHGPEGLREIASRVHGHATRLAAALRAGGVEVVHDAFFDTVLARVPGRAAAVVADAAELGVNLGLAGIDDVRIACDEVTTDADLTRVLRAFGVAGTVVAAPVAIPEGLRRHSPYLTHPVFNTHRSETSMLRYLRKLADKDYALDRGMIPLGSCTMKLNAATEMEPITWPGFAGIHPFAPVEQADGYLALIRQLEGWLATVTGYDAVSIQPNAGSQGELAGLLAIRAFHRDNGDEQRDVCLIPSSAHGTNAASAVMAGMRVVVVAAAGDGTVDLDDLRAKLDEHAGRVAAIMVTYPSTHGVYEEGITDLATLVHAAGGQVYVDGANLNALVGLAKPGEFGADVSHLNLHKTFCIPHGGGGPGVGPIGVRSHLAPFLPNHPLLPEAGPSTGVGPIAAAPFGSASILPIPWAYIRMMGPAGLKLATQTAVLNANYMAVRLRDHFPVLYTGRGGLVAHECIVDLRPLTKATGISVDDVAKRLIDYGFHAPTMSFPVAGTLMIEPTESEDKTELDRFCDAMIAIRAEADRVAAGDWPADDNPLVNAPHTASSVVAEWSHPYDRETAVYPSPASRDDKYWPPVGRIDGAYGDRHLVCSCPSPEAFQD, from the coding sequence GAAGATGCTCGACGCCGTCGGGTACGAGACGCTCGACGCGCTGGTCGAGGCGGCCGTGCCCGACGCCATCCGCAACCTGGGCGCGCTCGACCTGCCGCCGGCCAGCACCGAGACCGAGGCGCTGGACGAGCTGCGGGCGCTGTCGCGGCGCAACCAGCGGCACACCCAGATGATCGGCCTCGGCTACTACGACACCGTGACGCCGCCGGTGGTCGTGCGCCGCGTGCTGGAGAGCCCGGCCTGGTACACCGCCTACACGCCGTACCAGCCGGAGATCTCGCAGGGCCGGCTCGAGGCGCTGCTGAACTTCCAGACCGTCGTGTCCGACCTCGCCGGGCTGCCGACCGCCAACGCCAGCCTGCTCGACGAGGCGACCGCCGCCGCTGAGGCCATGACGCTCATGCGCCGGTCGATCCGGGGGAGCACAGCGAACACCGTCGTCGTCGACGCGGACTGCCTGCCGCAGACGATCGCTGTCATCCAGACCCGGGCCGAACCGCTGGGCATCGACGTCGTCGTGGCCGACCTGGACGAGGGGTTGCCCGACGGCGAGCTGTTCGGCGTCGTCGTCCAGTACCCCGGCGCGTCCGGGCGGGTCCGCGACCTCGCACCGGTCGTCGAGGCCGCGCACGAGCGGGGCGCGCTCGTGACGGTGGCCGCCGACCTGCTCGGCCTGACGCTGCTGACGCCGCCCGGCGAGCTGGGCGCCGACGTGGTCGTCGGGACGTCGCAGCGGTTCGGGGTGCCGCTCGGGTACGGCGGGCCGCACGCCGGGTACATGGCCGTCCGGGCCGGCCTGGAGCGCGGGCTGCCCGGCCGGTTGGTCGGCGTCTCGAAGGATGCGACCGGCGCGCAGGCGTACCGGCTCGCGCTGCAGACCCGCGAGCAGCACATCCGCCGCGAGAAGGCGACGTCGAACATCTGCACCGCGCAGGTGCTGCTGGCCGTGGTCGCGTCGATGTACGCCGTCTGGCACGGCCCCGAGGGGCTGCGCGAGATCGCCTCGCGGGTGCACGGCCACGCGACGAGGCTCGCGGCGGCACTGCGGGCCGGCGGCGTCGAGGTCGTCCACGACGCGTTCTTCGACACCGTGCTGGCCCGGGTGCCGGGCCGCGCGGCCGCCGTCGTCGCCGACGCCGCCGAGCTGGGCGTCAACCTCGGCCTCGCCGGCATCGACGACGTCCGCATCGCCTGCGACGAGGTCACCACCGACGCCGACCTCACCCGGGTGCTGCGCGCGTTCGGCGTCGCCGGGACGGTCGTGGCCGCGCCCGTCGCGATCCCCGAGGGCCTGCGCCGGCACAGCCCGTATCTCACCCACCCGGTCTTCAACACGCACCGGTCCGAGACGTCGATGCTGCGCTACCTGCGCAAGCTCGCCGACAAGGACTACGCGCTGGACCGCGGCATGATCCCGCTCGGCTCGTGCACCATGAAGCTCAACGCGGCCACCGAGATGGAGCCGATCACCTGGCCCGGGTTCGCCGGCATCCACCCGTTCGCGCCGGTCGAGCAGGCCGACGGCTACCTCGCGCTGATCCGCCAGCTGGAGGGTTGGCTGGCGACCGTGACGGGGTACGACGCGGTGTCGATCCAGCCGAACGCCGGGTCGCAGGGCGAACTGGCCGGGCTGCTGGCCATTCGCGCGTTCCACCGCGACAACGGCGACGAGCAGCGCGACGTCTGCCTCATCCCGTCCAGCGCGCACGGCACCAACGCGGCGTCGGCGGTCATGGCCGGCATGCGGGTCGTGGTGGTCGCGGCGGCCGGCGACGGCACCGTCGACCTCGACGACCTGCGGGCGAAGCTCGACGAGCACGCCGGCCGGGTCGCCGCGATCATGGTCACCTACCCGTCGACGCACGGCGTCTACGAGGAGGGCATCACCGACCTCGCGACGCTGGTGCACGCCGCCGGCGGGCAGGTGTACGTCGACGGTGCCAACCTCAACGCGCTGGTCGGGCTGGCCAAGCCGGGCGAGTTCGGCGCCGACGTCAGCCACCTCAACCTGCACAAGACGTTCTGCATCCCGCACGGCGGCGGCGGTCCCGGCGTCGGCCCGATCGGCGTGCGGTCGCACCTGGCGCCGTTCCTGCCGAACCACCCGCTGCTCCCCGAGGCCGGGCCGTCGACCGGCGTCGGTCCGATCGCGGCGGCGCCGTTCGGGTCCGCATCGATCCTGCCGATCCCGTGGGCGTACATCCGGATGATGGGCCCGGCCGGGCTGAAGCTGGCCACCCAGACCGCCGTGCTGAACGCCAACTACATGGCCGTGCGGCTGCGCGACCACTTCCCGGTCCTCTACACCGGCCGGGGCGGGCTGGTGGCGCACGAGTGCATCGTCGACCTGCGGCCGCTGACGAAGGCGACCGGCATCTCTGTCGACGACGTCGCCAAGCGGCTGATCGACTACGGCTTCCACGCGCCGACGATGTCGTTCCCCGTCGCCGGGACGCTGATGATCGAGCCGACCGAGTCCGAGGACAAGACCGAGCTGGACCGGTTCTGCGACGCGATGATCGCGATCCGCGCCGAGGCCGACCGCGTCGCCGCCGGTGACTGGCCTGCCGACGACAACCCGCTGGTCAACGCGCCGCACACCGCGTCGTCCGTCGTCGCGGAGTGGTCGCACCCTTACGACCGCGAGACCGCCGTGTACCCGTCGCCGGCCAGCCGCGACGACAAGTACTGGCCGCCGGTCGGGCGCATCGACGGTGCGTACGGCGACCGCCACCTGGTCTGCTCGTGCCCGTCGCCGGAGGCGTTCCAGGACTGA